A genomic segment from Thiomicrorhabdus aquaedulcis encodes:
- a CDS encoding ParB/RepB/Spo0J family partition protein: protein MSKKRSGMGNLGIHAMIGAKQKAENSSADMRIEKVSVECLKPGQYQPRQQFSTESLQELANSIKVQGVVQPIIVRPLNDNHFEIIAGERRWRAAKMAGLDKVPVVIRQADGQATLAMAIIENIQREDLNPIETAIGLKRLLVEFDLTQQSVADAVGRSRAAVSNLLRLLKLPQAIQDSLHQGELSMGHARAIISLPETVQADLAQKAIAKGWSVRQIEEAAQEYLIPNKLIKAAKQKAIPGLSDLVEKQNLLMAKIDTKVKINHRINGAGKLEISYKNLEELNRIMGYF from the coding sequence GTGTCAAAAAAACGCTCTGGAATGGGAAATCTTGGTATTCACGCCATGATTGGCGCAAAACAAAAAGCTGAAAACAGCAGCGCAGACATGCGCATCGAAAAAGTATCGGTAGAATGTCTAAAGCCTGGACAGTATCAGCCTCGGCAACAGTTTTCGACAGAGTCATTGCAAGAGCTAGCCAACTCCATAAAAGTACAAGGCGTGGTTCAACCTATTATTGTAAGACCGCTTAACGACAATCATTTTGAAATTATTGCGGGAGAGCGCCGTTGGCGCGCCGCCAAAATGGCCGGTTTAGATAAAGTGCCAGTGGTTATTCGTCAGGCCGACGGCCAGGCAACTTTGGCGATGGCCATTATAGAAAACATTCAGCGCGAAGACCTAAATCCAATTGAAACTGCCATTGGTCTAAAGCGTCTTTTGGTGGAGTTTGATCTCACCCAGCAATCGGTAGCCGATGCAGTAGGTCGTTCACGTGCCGCCGTATCCAATTTATTAAGACTTCTTAAGTTACCCCAAGCCATTCAGGATTCATTGCATCAAGGTGAGCTGTCAATGGGGCATGCCCGCGCTATTATTAGTTTACCTGAAACCGTGCAAGCAGATTTAGCGCAAAAAGCGATTGCCAAAGGTTGGTCAGTACGTCAAATAGAAGAGGCTGCACAAGAGTATTTAATTCCCAATAAGTTAATTAAAGCAGCTAAACAGAAGGCAATACCCGGCCTGAGTGATTTAGTTGAAAAACAAAATTTACTGATGGCTAAGATAGACACCAAGGTAAAAATTAATCATCGTATTAATGGCGCTGGCAAGCTAGAAATAAGTTACAAAAACTTAGAAGAGCTTAATCGAATAATGGGATATTTTTAA